The Nitrospirota bacterium genome contains the following window.
ATATCGCCGGCCGGGTCGGGAAGTTCCGCTACTACAACATGGACCATGCCATCGCCTCGGGCATGGAGGCGGCGGAGCAGGCGCTGAAGCATAGCGCGGCGGACGCTCCGGCTGCAAAGAGAAAGAACGGGAAGAGGCCGCTCCCTGCGGCCGGGCCCGGGAAATGCGCTGCGCACTAGTCATACCGTCGTGGGTGCCGGAGGATATCTTCTCTTCGAAGACCGCGAGCTCCCAGATTAACTACTGGCAGCCCCTCGGCACGCTCTATGTCGCCGCCCTCCTCAAGCAGGCGGGGCACGAGGTCGTCTTTCTCAACGGCGCTTTCATGACCCACCAGGCTGTTCTCGAAGCGCTGAAGGGGTTCGATCCCGGCTTTGTCGGGCTCTACTCGACGACCTTCGGATGGGATAAGGCGAAAAAAACGGCGGAAGAGGTACGGAGGATATTCGGCAGCAGCGTGCTCATCACTGCGGGCGGCCCTTATCCGATCGCGGTGCAGGAAAAGTGCCTGGAGGACGCCGGACCTGTCATCGACGCCGTCGTGACCGGCGAGGGGGAATACACGACCCTCGAGATCGTCGAGCGGCTGGAGGCGGGCAGAAGTCTCGAGGGAGTATACGGCTGCGTTTACCGCGAGGGCGGGAGGATCGTCAAAAACCCTCCCCGCCCTCTGATCGCCGACCTCGACGCCCTCCCCTTCCCGGCGCGGGAGCTCCTGGGCGATGCGATGCAGTATATCCCGCCGCCCGCCACCTACCGGAGGAAGCCGGTAGCGGTGGTGATGACCTCGCGCGGATGCAACCGCCAGTGCATCTACTGCTTCCAGATCGACAAGACGCGGAAGAGCGGCATCCGCTGCCGCAGCGTCGACAACGTGCTCGCCGAGATCGAGCACTGCCTCGCGCAGGGGTACCGGGAGATCAAGTTCATCGACGATACGCTCGCCGCCGACTACGACCGCGCCATGCGGCTTGCGCAGGAGATCAAGAGGAGGAAGCTCGACTTCACCTGGTTCGCCTCTGCCTGCGTGAACCAGGTCGACAAACCGCTGCTCAGGGCCTTCAGGGAAGCGGGCTGCTGGGCGATCCTCCTCGGCGCCGAGAGCGGCGTCCAGAAAAACCTCAACACCATCCGCAAAGGGACGACGCTCGAGCAGATCCGCAAAGCGGTGAAGGCGGCGCAGGACGTCGGCCTGCGCGTGAGCACGCCCTTCATGTTCGGCATCCCCGGGGAGACCTTCGAGGAAGGGCTCCAGACGATCGAGTTCGCCCTCGACCTCGATCCCGACATCGCGAATTTCCATGCCATAACGCCCTTCCCCGGGACACACCTTTACGATAACCTCGACCGGTACGGGACCATGTCCGATGAGCTCTCGGATTTCACCTACCAGGGCGCCGCGTTCATCCCCCACACCATGACCCGCGACGATATCCTGAGGCTGCGCCGGATCGCCTTCAAGCGCTTCTATGCGCGGCCCTCCTTCATCCTGAAAAGGGTCCTCGAGCTGAGGACCCCTCACGATCTCGCCGTGGCCCTCAAGAGCATGCGGAGCCTCTTGTGGCTCCTCTTCAAGAGCGATCTGTTCAAACGACAAAAGCCGGAATGACAGCTCCTCAGAGTTCCGCACACCGCTATTTCTGCGGTGCAAAGAGGGCTTCGATGCGTTCCGGGGGCAGGGGCTCGCTGAAGAGATATCCCTGCATCTCGTCGCAGTCGTGGAAGCGGAGGAACGAGAGCTGGTCCTCGGTCTCGACTCCTTCGGCAATGACTTTCAGCCGCAGGTTGTGCCCCATCGCGATGACCGCATTGACGATCGCCTGGTCGTCGGCGTCCGAAGGGATCCCCCTGATGAACGACTGGTCGATCTTGAGCTTATGGACCGGAAACCGTTTCAGGTAGTTCAGGGATGAGTACCCGGTGCCGAAGTCGTCGATCGAGAGGTCGACACCCATCTCGTAGAGCCCTTTCAAGTTCGGCACCGCGAGCTCGATATCGCTCATCGCCGTGCTCTCGGTGATCTCGATGTCGAGGTAGCACGCGGCCAGCCCCGTCTCCTTCAGAATATCCGCTACCGATTCGACGAGCGTGGGCTGCTGGAACTTCTGCGCCGACACATTGACCGTCACGCAGAGGGGCGGGCAGCCCGTATCCTGCCAGGTGCGCGCTTGCATGCAGGCCTCGCGGAGCACCCACTCGTCTATGGCGGTGATGAACCCGATGTCTTCGGCAACGGGGATGAAGTGCACCGGGCCGAGCAAACCCAGCACCGGATGGCGCCACCTGACCAGCGCCTCGAGCGCGACGATCTCGCCGGTCCTGATACTCACCTGGGGTTGATAGCGGAGCTCCAGCTCTCCCCGTTCGAGCGACTGCCGGAGGTCGCTCTCGAGGAGCAGCCGTTCAATGGTCCTCACGTTGATATCGGAATTGAAGAACTGGTAGTTGTTCCTCCCCCGCTCCTTGGCGTACGAGACCGCGATATCCGCGTTCTTGAGCAGGATCCCGGCATGCTCGCTGTCTTCCGGATACATGCTGATGCCGACGCTCGCCGTTGCATACAGCTCACGGCCATCCATGGTGAAAGGCCTCTGCATGGTCTCGACCACGGTGCGGGCGAAGAGGGCCGCGTCTTCCGGCCGGTTGAGGTCCGGAAGGAGGATGATGAACTCATCGCTCCCGATGCGCGCCAGGGTATCGCTCTTGCGCACAAGGGCCCTCAGCCGTTCGGCAACGGCCAGGATGATCTTATCGCCGGCAGCGTGGCCGAGCGAGTCGTTGATCGCCCTGAACCGGTCGATATCGATGTGGAGGACGGCGAGCTTCCGGTGGTTCCGGTTCGCCTGCGGCAGCTCGAGATCGAGCTTGAGCATGAGCTGCGTCCTGTTGGCGAGCCCGGTCAGGAGGTCGTGGTACGCCTGGTACGTGATGGTCTCCTCGGCCCTCTTGCGCTCGGTAATATCGCGGACTATGCCGATGAAGAAGCGCCTCCCCTCCCTGACGAACTCCCCGTAGGAGATCTCGAGGGGTATCTCCCCGCCGTCTCTGTGGAGCCCGGGCATCTCGACCGCGTCCCAGGGCAGGCTCCTCTTGCCGGTAGCGATATGCCGCTTCACCGCGGTGCAGTGCGCCCTGCGCAGGCGTTCGGGCATGAGCATGGTGAGCGAACTGCCGACCAGTTCGCTCCTGACGTAGCCGAACATCCTTTCGACAGCGGGATTGACGAGCACGATCCTGCTCTCCTCGTCTATGGTGACGATAGCGTCCTGGGCGGTCTCGGTAATAACACGGTAGCGCTCCTCGCTCTCCCGCAGCGCCTGCTCCGCCTTCTTGCGCTCGATGGCATAGAGGATGGAGCGGTGGAGGAGATCGCTCTCGATCTTCCCTTTCACCAGGTAGTCCTGCGCACCGAGGGCTATCGCCTGCGACGCGCACTCCTCATCGGCGATCCCGGTCATGACGATGACCGGCAGCTCCGGGCTTTTAGCCTGAAGCCTCCCGAGCGTATCGATACCGCTGCTGTCGGGCAGGCCGAGATCGAGCAGTACGATATCGAACGGTTCGCGGTCGAGGAGCTCCAGGCCCGGGCCAAGGCGATCCGCCGTCGTGAGCGCATACTCGCTTCCGCGGTCAGCCAGCAGCTCCCTGATCAGCTCCGCATCGCCGCGGTTGTCCTCGATGAGCAGTATGCTGCGCGAAGCGTTCTTCACTGCGATCACCCTCTCTTGAAGGTCCTGCACGGCAGTTTCACCAGCGTGAGCCAGAAGTCCTCTATCGATCTCACCACGGTCAGGAACTGCTCGAAGTTGACGGGCTTGGTGATGTAGCAATTCGCATGCAGGTTATAGGACCTCAGGATATCCTCCTCCTCTTTCGAGCTCGTGAGGACGACCACGGGGATGAACTTCAGCTCGGGGTCCGACTTGATCTCCTCGAGCACCTCCCTGCCGCTCATCCGGGGGAGGTTCAGGTCGAGCAGGATGAGGTCGGGGCACGGCACCTCCGCATAGGGCCCCTCTCTCCTGAGAAACTGCATCGCCTGCACGCCGTCGGAAGCGACATGCAGCTCATTCCTCACCTTGCCTTCGCTCAGGGCCTCCCTGATCAGCTCGACATCGCCCGGGTTGTCCTCGACAAGCAGGATATCAACGACCTTGCCGGTCTCGTCACTCATGTTCCGCCTCCTCTTCTAAATATTCAAGTAAGAACTGAGAAGTAGGAACTGACAAGTGAGAAGTGGGAACCGAGAAGTAGGAAGTAAAAACAGGAGCCAGAATAAAAGAACTCCCGTAAGCTCCCCCTTCTTCCTTCTTCTTACTCCCTTCTTCTTACTTCTTACTTCTTACTTCTCACTTCTTGCTTCTCCTTTCGGGAATCGTAAAGAAGAAGGTGGCCCCTTCGCCGGGAGCCGATTCGACCCAGATGCGCCCGTGATGGCGCTCCACGATCCGTTTGCATAACGCAAGCCCTATGCCGGTGCCCGGATATTCCTCACGGCTGTGCAGGCGCTGGAAGAGCAGAAAAATCCGGTCGTGGTATTCCGGGCTGATACCTATGCCGTTGTCGCGTACCGAAAAGACCCACTCCCTGCCCTCTTTCCGGGCGGAGACATGCACCGCAGGGGGAGTGTCCGGCTTCCGGTACTTGATCGCATTGCCGATGAGGTTCTGGAAGAGCTGTACGAGCTGCAGCTCATCGCCCGATACAATGGGCAGATCGTCCTTCGTGACCTCGGCATGGCTTTCCTGTACTGCGGCAGTGAGATTCTTCACCGCCTGCGAGAACACCGTATTGGTA
Protein-coding sequences here:
- a CDS encoding radical SAM protein: MRCALVIPSWVPEDIFSSKTASSQINYWQPLGTLYVAALLKQAGHEVVFLNGAFMTHQAVLEALKGFDPGFVGLYSTTFGWDKAKKTAEEVRRIFGSSVLITAGGPYPIAVQEKCLEDAGPVIDAVVTGEGEYTTLEIVERLEAGRSLEGVYGCVYREGGRIVKNPPRPLIADLDALPFPARELLGDAMQYIPPPATYRRKPVAVVMTSRGCNRQCIYCFQIDKTRKSGIRCRSVDNVLAEIEHCLAQGYREIKFIDDTLAADYDRAMRLAQEIKRRKLDFTWFASACVNQVDKPLLRAFREAGCWAILLGAESGVQKNLNTIRKGTTLEQIRKAVKAAQDVGLRVSTPFMFGIPGETFEEGLQTIEFALDLDPDIANFHAITPFPGTHLYDNLDRYGTMSDELSDFTYQGAAFIPHTMTRDDILRLRRIAFKRFYARPSFILKRVLELRTPHDLAVALKSMRSLLWLLFKSDLFKRQKPE
- a CDS encoding EAL domain-containing protein; amino-acid sequence: MIAVKNASRSILLIEDNRGDAELIRELLADRGSEYALTTADRLGPGLELLDREPFDIVLLDLGLPDSSGIDTLGRLQAKSPELPVIVMTGIADEECASQAIALGAQDYLVKGKIESDLLHRSILYAIERKKAEQALRESEERYRVITETAQDAIVTIDEESRIVLVNPAVERMFGYVRSELVGSSLTMLMPERLRRAHCTAVKRHIATGKRSLPWDAVEMPGLHRDGGEIPLEISYGEFVREGRRFFIGIVRDITERKRAEETITYQAYHDLLTGLANRTQLMLKLDLELPQANRNHRKLAVLHIDIDRFRAINDSLGHAAGDKIILAVAERLRALVRKSDTLARIGSDEFIILLPDLNRPEDAALFARTVVETMQRPFTMDGRELYATASVGISMYPEDSEHAGILLKNADIAVSYAKERGRNNYQFFNSDINVRTIERLLLESDLRQSLERGELELRYQPQVSIRTGEIVALEALVRWRHPVLGLLGPVHFIPVAEDIGFITAIDEWVLREACMQARTWQDTGCPPLCVTVNVSAQKFQQPTLVESVADILKETGLAACYLDIEITESTAMSDIELAVPNLKGLYEMGVDLSIDDFGTGYSSLNYLKRFPVHKLKIDQSFIRGIPSDADDQAIVNAVIAMGHNLRLKVIAEGVETEDQLSFLRFHDCDEMQGYLFSEPLPPERIEALFAPQK
- a CDS encoding response regulator; translation: MSDETGKVVDILLVEDNPGDVELIREALSEGKVRNELHVASDGVQAMQFLRREGPYAEVPCPDLILLDLNLPRMSGREVLEEIKSDPELKFIPVVVLTSSKEEEDILRSYNLHANCYITKPVNFEQFLTVVRSIEDFWLTLVKLPCRTFKRG